ACCTATAGTTTTTCCCAACTTCTAAAAGTGGTGCATTTTCTGGAAGTAAAAATTGGATAATTCCTGATTTTCCAGCCAGGGAAATTTTAGTTTGGTATATATTTTTATTGTTTTCGTCTACCAAGCTAAAAAATACTTCTTTTACCGAATTTTTCGGAATATAAAAAAAGAAAGTAGGACGACCTGAAGTAGTTAACCCTTCTTTGCTCCCGGGCATCAGTGGAATTACGCACCCACCTACAGATATCACCTCCTGCGGACATTCACCGCCGCGAGACGCTCCACCAGCAGTGTCATCTGGTTTTCCGCTTCCCGGAGGATCGAAAGATACATTAGCCCTGACAAGGTTCTGTATCTTTTGGGATTGATTTGTTGAATTTGATTCCGCATTTACACTGTTTATAAGACTAGGAACAATTATCAGTTCTAGACAAAGACCAACTGCAAATAGAGGAAAAAGTTTTCTGCTCATATTGCCACAACCTTTTTTACCTAATTTATATCAAAACTCATTTGTACCTTTTTTGTAAAGCTTTTTGAGATAACTTTATCAACTATTTATAATTTTCTTAAACATGATTTATCTCGATATTAACTTTACGTATTCTAAAATACCGATCGAGAGACTTTGTACACAAAGTAACTATCAGCTTTTTTGGAAAACGATAATTTATAACCAATTACCCACAAGAATGAAAGATGCCCAGTAAAACGGATGGTCATATTGAGATTGCTTGAGTAGTTTTAACTGTGCTTTACGTAGAGCTTCAGATTTACTAATTCCCTGTGCTAATAACTTATAAAATTCTGTCATTAACTCAGCAGTAGAATCATCTTTAACTGACCAAAGAGTTGCTAAAGTACTACGCGCTCCAGAACGCACTGCTACTCCTGCTAAACCTAAAGCTGCACGTTTATCACCAGCCGCAGTTTGACAAGCACTTAATACAAGTAATTCAATGGGAGTTGTATTTCCTTGTTCTCGAAAACGGAGTAAATTCTCAAAGTCCTTAACTTTAACTTTTTCATCCCAAGTCAAAATGAAAGTTTCCTGGGGATTAGAACTAAACTGACCATGAGTAGCTAAATGAACAATGGGAAAAGCATTTTTTTGAATTTGATTTTGGAAATTAATTTGGGTAAACTCTTGATTTAAAAATATTTTACTCGGAACGTCTTGAGCAATTTTATTTACTTCAACTTCTACTCCCGGAAGTGCAGAAAATCCTTGACGTGATTCGGTAATTCCGCCAGTTAAAACTTTAATTTGCTGTTGAGCAAGTGATTTTGGTGCAATTAAAGATAACCCAGGAGCTACAGCAATATTGTATTTTTCTAATAAATAACTTTTGCCATCATAAAGGGCTGACATGGGTAAGTTACGCAATAAACCATCTTGTACAAACACTAAAGTTTTTACTTGATTAGTGGCTAATTCTGCTGCTACAGGTCGAATCAACCAATCATACACTTGTTGAGAAATGCGTAATCTTTCATCACTAGAATAGAAAGGATTCAGTGATTCTAAGAACTGCAATAATATTTTTTCAACTTCAGGTTGGGCTAAATTGGTGGTATATTGCCTTAAAGATTTTCCTGGTAAAGATAAAATTACTTCTAAGCGGTCTGGTAAAATAATTGGATAAATTACTGCTGCTTGGGAATCTAATCGATCGATT
The sequence above is a segment of the Phormidium ambiguum IAM M-71 genome. Coding sequences within it:
- a CDS encoding DUF928 domain-containing protein; the encoded protein is MSRKLFPLFAVGLCLELIIVPSLINSVNAESNSTNQSQKIQNLVRANVSFDPPGSGKPDDTAGGASRGGECPQEVISVGGCVIPLMPGSKEGLTTSGRPTFFFYIPKNSVKEVFFSLVDENNKNIYQTKISLAGKSGIIQFLLPENAPLLEVGKNYRWAFVMIDEQGLRPDSPAVKGRIRRIETDSALQAQLQNVTPLERAVLYGKNGIWYETLASLAEARKLQPNDTYLVGQWEQLLKSVGLEAIATQPLLQ